Within Octopus bimaculoides isolate UCB-OBI-ISO-001 chromosome 20, ASM119413v2, whole genome shotgun sequence, the genomic segment accttccattttatttttcacaaaatttccTTTAACATAGGATCCATTTGCCCATGTGTATGTCCCTTCTCCGTGGAATTGATTATTGAGAAACTCTCCCTCATAGACATCTCCTGAAGAATGTCTAAGTAGTCCGGTGCCATTCATTGCATCATCTTTCCACATGCCCTCATAAAGTGTGCCATCAGCTAAAATATGTTTTCCAAAGCCAGATCTCTGTACATTTCCATCTTGACTATACACATATTGACCTTCGTATCTGTCTCCATTAGGAAAAATATAAGCATTTTCATGAATCACTACTTTCTCGATTCCATCATtagttttttccttttgtttcaaaGAAAGTTTTTTACCTTTAGCAGCCATTGTTATATTGTCATTACAAACAACTTCTCTGAAAACATTATTTTcgtaattattaaaaaaacaatttaggGTGAACCCTTTCAAAATTGTCTAAAATGACGTGTAGATTGTTATTTTACAGTTCACTACGATACGTGAagctttaaacattaaaaaaaaattaacgtttTGGTTGTCTTTAATTATTGTGTGTTTTGAGACTCCTTTTCACTTGTGTGTCATTCgtcataaacagaaataatttgatTCATGACGTGGCATGCTTCACTtatatgtgtaggtatttatatatgtatgtatatatgtgtgtgcatatatatgtatatgtacttatgtacacatgtgtgtgtgtataggcatgtatatatgcatgtgtgtatatgtgtatgtacgcatgcatatatatgcatgcatatatatgcatgtataggcgtgtatgtatgtatgcatgtatgtatgcgtttaggTTTGACTGTCAGAACAAAATGTAGTCAATATTTTTACGGAGATCATTTGGTCAAAATGATGGGCAAACATTCGATCACGACTcgatcaaaacaaaaatataacatagCATAATCTGATAGAATACAGTGGTGGGCATGATTGTGCATAGATGCAGATGTGGGTGTATAATAAGAAGCATCTCCATCGCACTCAGAGTGGCAGTTGACGCTTGTGGGGGACTTAGATATCACAGTGGTAGGCTCCTCGATCCCTAGGTCTCCACGGTTTGTCTTGCCGCCTAAATTGTGGTCGCTTCGCTCGTTATAAACTTAAAGCGGTCCCTGGCTCGGGTTAACATCCCTTCGATTCTGGAGCGATGGGAAGAGACAAGGTGGTCTCACCCTCTGTATCTGGGTAAGAAGTAGGTGCCTCATCTGCGACGCCACGGTCTGTGACTTTTTTGTTCCCTCCCACATCGTGGATGCTGCGGTAAATGGGAAGGTCTCTGCTTCCGTAGCCAAACGGAACAAAACCCTAAAGTATCGGAACCTGGCAGTGAACTGTCTCTTCCAGCATGTGGCGCTTGAGACGTTTGGAGGGGCTGGGCCACAAACGGCGAAGTTGTCATCGTTGGCTGCTCACCCTATCGAGGTGTCAGGTGATGTCCATGTGTATGCTTGGCTTTTCCAATGTCTTAGCCTCGCCATCGCTCGTGGTAATGCCACGAACGTGGTGGCTTGCTTCAGAAGGTTCCGTTGAATCTTGTGTTGTGCGACCAATTGAAGCATTTTTTGTGCTACgttgatgtttctttctttcttttccccctttattgtttttttttctttgtcgttTCTTTTGTACtatatatgtatcacatacatacgtgtcataaatgaaataaaatttgtatatgttaaaatttgaaaccaaaatatattaaaaaatcattaatttgACAATTCGAAATAGTGGCAATAAACGAAATAGAAAGCAAATATCTGAAGACCATACAGTCTAGGGCAATGATTCCCAACGTGGGGGATACACTCTACTGGTGGGGCCTGGGAAAATTATGGACGGACGTAATGCCGTAGTCACCAGGCAAAGGGTTCTCATTAAAGTGAttcactttccttttttttagttAATAATGCCATTTATTTTCCATACTCagtacttaataaaaaaaaattaccggtggattcttttgtattaactaattgataaaattgtaaaaataaagttGATTTTCTTCCAGTGCCGGTGGGGCatatatttttctggaaagttatagtggggcctagtgggaaaataggttgggaaacactaGTCTAGAGTTGTGAAAACAACCTACGAAACCATTAACCTTTTGATATATATCTCAGCTATTAAATTAGTAGTGTAAAGCAAAACGCTGAAACCACGCAATTAAAATTCAAGTAGAAAGCCTGAACTAGAATAGGCacgtaattttaaaaataaaattctattccTGAGAAAAAGTAGTGATGAAATGTATCACAGAAAACAACTTCACGCGACATCAAGAAAGATCTCAGGATAAAAAAAACTAGAGAGGTGTGATTCATAATTCTCAATTATTACTTTAATCAAGTAAATCTTTACCGCGAGAGTGATCTCCCTTGTTTCTTACTTCCAACATGGCACCCGGTGCAAGATTTGTATTGAGtcaaatggaaaataatgttctctCAGCTAAATTGCTTGTTATTGTCTAATAGCTGACAGACGACGTAGATGTCAACACATTATTGGAAATTGATACCTTTAGCTTGTTTGTTTCTACctaactgaattatatatatacaaacaacaggaACAGGGATTTAAAGAATCGAAATAGGACTCTCTGTAAGCTGTCCGCCTGGTGTACAGCAAATCAAAGAGACTAGCTGCATTTAGGGTATAAAATTAACACCAGTGTCCTTCCGAAAATCCGGGAAATCAGAATGGTGGagaatatttaatgtatgtatgtacgagcttgtgtgtgtgtttcttttacacgtttattaaaattatcagtttctgctattttatttttattttctcaaatttcatttgttgctgtctctgtttctttaccattaaacattttgatttatttttcgtacttttcttgttattttaagCTCaccatacaaaaacatacacgcacgtatatgttcatatacatacatatacacgtatgcatgtacttatacatagacagataggtatatgcaaaaatatacatacacatatatatgcacaaatatacatacatgtgtgtgtgcgaaaatatacatacacatatatgcacaaatatacatacatgtgtatgtgtgtgcgcgtgcgtatgtatgtatgtatgtatgtatgtatgtgtatataaccaAGActtggcgatttgctgtgcttgagaaaacctgtcaagctaAGTGGAATCGTATTCAAGGCCTGTGAAAGACACCCaaaccagtgacatgtaaaagtttgatatttacataatgttgtgtgtgtatattatttcgaCCTAACGAGGTGCCTCaagtttaagtacctaattcaattgagacacactatatatatatatatacatacacatatgcatgcatgtgtgtatacatccagtTATCCCTTGACTATTgctggtgttacgttccaaaaccccacatgataggtgaaaatcccaCTTGTTTTTCGAAAgtccccctaaatcacaaaacaAGGCAGGGAAtatgccctatttttcaaatcctggcagcaacactgaagctggaagcagaataataatctaattctacactttatcacattcaagaatgtaaacacattttgaagcacaacacacgcagagtcaaaaagaaacactacctttcacagGCACTGCATGAAcgacagtgctctctctccctagcatgAAGCTTCCTATCACAGgcatgtgagcatgcacacaacagccaaaTACTGTGttgctggaactgtgaagtgcACAGTTTTTGTATTGGTTCCAtgaactaggggatggctactgacattaagcttaagaattatataatgtacaagtataaaaaagaattaaagaaaaacagactcgttatattgaatgttatcgatatcATTTGGAAATAGGGGTGCTGCAGTTCTGCAGTTCCTATACACAAGCTACCACTGGTCTCCGTTTACCTCTGGTGGCAAAAGTAAGATTAGCAAAGACAAGTCAACTGTCCAGTTAACCATATGGAATCACCAGCATCAAAACAGCTGTACCCAATCACCTCATTCTGTCATAAGGCACagcattttaacatatataagaatacaacAAAACCAAATTAAACACCACCTGATATAGAACTCggtttaatttataaatatttatttctttttataaaaagttGACAGTGAATTAAAAGTTGAACAAAAGATTCAACTTTTTCAAACtggaaaatatcaatttttctgtttaaacatatatatgtgagagtgtgtgtgtatatatgtatgtatgtatctgcacatatatatatatatatatatatatatatatatatatatatatatatgtgtgtgtgtgtgtgtgtgtatagatatatgcatatgcatgcatgtatatactatgtatatatctatatatatgtatgtacatatttatgtataaatatattcatatatatatgcatgtatatatttatgtacaaatatatttatataaagatgcatgtatgtgtgtatatatatatgcatatgtgtgaaagtatatatatatatatatatatatatatatatatatgtgtgtgtgtgtgtgtgtatatgtatatgcatatatgtgtgtatatatatatatattatatatatatatatatatatgtatgtgcatatatgtatatatatgtgcggtgtgtatatatatgtgcatatatatatgtatatatatgtgtgtgtgtatatatatctatatatatgtgtaagtatatacatgcgtataaatagatgtttatacacacacatatatgtatgcatatatatgcatgtatatcttcatgtacaaatatatttatatatgcttgtatgtatttatgtagaaatatatttatataaagatgcatgtatgtatatgtgtatgtatatatatatatatatatatatatatatagatatgtctgtttttgtatatatatatatatatttatttattcattcatatatatgcatgcatatataaatgtgtgcatgtatgtatgcatatatgtatgttcaagGAATGCTTTAGAACTCTGAATCATTTTGAGGAAGACAAagagttttttgttctttttgtagaattgattgcaattttttttgtcttttggctGCTGCTGATTCATTTTTAGTTTATTAATTTAGTTGgctataaatttaatgaaatattaattttatccgTTTGTTcttcaatctgtgtgtgtgtgtattaatttatttaattatttccctatttttcaaatacatCCTGCATTCTTAGCCATttgataaaatatagatttaCTGTCTTTTAAAAGTTCCTGTGGTTTTTCAAATTCTGCAATCCTTCCATGGTCTAAAACCATtattctgtaaaagaaaaaaataaataactaaataactcTCTTCAGATCAttcactgtgtgtatgttttttttttggggggggggtgcataatAAAAAGGGTAGCACNNNNNNNNNNNNNNNNNNNNNNNNNNNNNNNNNNNNNNNNNNNNNNNNNNNNNNNNNNNNNNNNNNNNNNNNNNNNNNNNNNNNNNNNNNNNNNNNNNNNNNNNNNNNNNNNNNNNNNNNNNNNNNNNNNNNNNNNNNNNNNNNNNNNNNNNNNNNNNNNNNNNNNNNNNNNNNNNNNNNNNNNNNNNNNNNNNNNNNNNNNNNNNNNNNNNNNNNNNNNNNNNNNNNNNNNNNNNNNNNNNNNNNNNNNNNNNNNNNNNNNNNNNNNNNNNNNNNNNNNNNNNNNNNNNNNNNNNNNNNNNNNNNNNNNNNNNNNNNNNNNNNNNNNNNNNNNNNNNNNNNNNNNNNNNNNNNNNNNNNNNNNNNNNNNNNNNNNNNNNNNNNNNNNNNNNNNNNNNNNNNNNNNNNNNNNNNNNNNNNNNNNNNNNNNNNNNNNNNNNNNNNNNNNNNNNNNNNNNNNNNNNNNCTCCAACCACCACAGCTTGATAACttgtgctagtgtgtttacatcctcataacttcagcaaaagagactaatagaataagtaccagctttttttgaaaatatgtactggggtcgatacattaaactaaaaattcttgaaagcagtaccccagcatagctactgtctaatgactgaaacaagtaaaagataaaagatacataaaagCACTATAGTTGCCTTTTTGTATACCTATGATATATCGGATATGATACATTTTGTAACAGCCATTTTGAAGCCTCTTATTTGGCATTGATAATTCAATGCTGACTTACGTGACACCAGGTGTTTTATGGTTTCACTCATTCTCTCCTCCCACTATCATCGTCTCTAtctgtggttatgtgtgtgaatattaattttttttatatatatgaagggagaGAAAGTGTTTATGTCTATCATGTTCAAATGATAACATGTCTCACTCACTCTTactatctgtatataaatattcctgccactctgtgtgtgtatgtacatgcgtgcacGGGTGCACACGCGTTTGCCTGCAATACCAAAGAAGTATCGTCGCCAAAACGAGTTGGATGCCCAGTCAACTGTCAAACAGCTGTGCCAAATCAACACAgtctagatatatttatatgcaaaaaaaGGTGACTGCAACACCTTTTTGCATATCACAGGCATGACTGTAACATCTTTGATCAAAAGCTTACTCAATCAGTGTTGACCTGGGCCTGAACAACAACTGCAGTATTACAGTAATAACAATGACCACAATATAGTCACATAACTCAAGCAGCTAAACAGGtaaacaagagcagcagcagtttTGATAATTATCAAAACATGACATGAACAATAGCAGGGATGGCTCTCTTACCTGTCGTAATCCATGATGGTGTTCAGTCTATGTGCAATGGTGAGGATTGTACAATCAGAGAACTCGCTCCGTATTGTCTGTTGGATGAGAGAATCAGTTTCCATATCAACAGCAGCTGTAGCTTCATCTAGCACCAACAGCTTAGACCTCTGCAACAGGGCACGAGCTAGGCAGACCAGTTGACGTTGACCAGCACTGTAAACATAGAAGAAATAACATTagccatgatgatgacgattacgatGTCTAGTATGCTTTATTGttaaggccgtgagctggcagaatgattaagGTAAgtggataaagtaagtaccagttgaacactgagggttgatgtaaatgactcaCTGCCTCCCTGGAagttgctggctttatgccaaaatttgagaccattactattattattattattcaggtggtaagctggcaaaattgttatcacatgagacaaaatgcttagtggatttcatctgtctttacgatctgagttcaaattccaccgatgtcaactttgcttttcaacttttTAGGGTCAAAGAAATAAGTTCTAGTTACAAACTGGTATAATCATCtagctcctcccccaaattttcaggccttggcaggaaggattattattattatttttgttaaggtaaagtagaatcattagcacaagtgacaaaatgcttagcggcattttgtctgtctttacgttctgagttcaaattctgctaaggtcaactttgcctttcatcctttcagggtcgataaattaagtaccagtgaaacactggggtcgatatgatcaattagtcccctcccaccaagtttgaggccttgtgcctccagtagaaaagattattattattattattattactatcattaaggTAGTGTAagacagtgagctagcagaatcattagcataagTGACAAAAtgactgaatggcaccttgggcaagtgtcttctattttagccttGGACTAACCAAttctttgtgagtagatttggtagatggaaaccggaagaagtccatcgtataaatgtgtgttcatgtgtcatTGTGTCAGTAAGATATACTGGATATTCTcttcaatgtttttgtttctctctttctaaaaTGACAGAGGAAGATTAAAAGATTAGCAAAGATTAGAAAATTCACCT encodes:
- the LOC106880710 gene encoding MORN repeat-containing protein 2-like, producing the protein MAAKGKKLSLKQKEKTNDGIEKVVIHENAYIFPNGDRYEGQYVYSQDGNVQRSGFGKHILADGTLYEGMWKDDAMNGTGLLRHSSGDVYEGEFLNNQFHGEGTYTWANGSYVKGNFVKNKMEGKGEFCDTMKQIWDGDFHKQTATGLQFRLNTN